Sequence from the Cuniculiplasma divulgatum genome:
AGGCAACAATTTCAGTCATGACCTGGCCTATGTCTGATGAATCAAACCTCATCTCAATGACCGCATTTGCACCCACCTGTTCCGCTGCGTCCCTGAGCCTTTCCATGGCAGTATTCCTGGCATCCGAAAGCATTTTTGAATATTCCTTTATTTCTCCACCGGCCAGCGACCTCAATCCAGCAACAATGTTTCCGCCCAGTCCGCGGCTCCTTACGGTTATGCCCCAGGTTGTGCCTATAACCTTCGTGATCTTCTTTCCCGGAATATAGTTGGTTGTAACCATCACCACATTGCTGTTTCCATCCATCACAATCACATTCCGTTCCAATATAAATTAGAACACACCTAACAGCACGTGGATGTATTAAAATTTTGATCTCAGGTACTTGAGATTAATGCCAGGCGGATAATGCCGGCATATTGCTGCATGCTGCTGGAACATCACACTTTGTTGAAACAGCAGCATGGGGCTGCAGCCCCATATTTATGTGTGATTCTTTCTTCTGCACCTGTCCGGGTGGGCTGCAGGGTGGAAATTGTCCATCTCACGCCGGTAACGAATGTACAAAGCGACCCAGTTCGGCAATGCCATCCCTGATGGTGTCATTATCCGTGGCGAATGAAAGCCTGAAATGGTATTCCCCCTGGTTACCGAATGCAGATCCCGGTGTTATGACAATTCCCGACTTTTCAAGGGCTTTCTCGCAGAAATCCTCGCTTGGAATCCTGTTTTCATACTTAACAAATGCATAGAATGCGCCTTCGGGTTTCCTCATGCTTATGCCCTCAGTTTCCGAGACCAGTTTATACACATTATCGCGGCGTGATCGGAATATCTCTCTGAATTTTGCCGGGGAGTCCCTGTCGGATAGTGCAGCAAGGGCGCCATACTGGGATATGGATGAGGCGCATGTCATTGTCTGCTGCTGAATCTTGTTTGAGGCTTTGATTATTTCATCGGGCGCAACCATG
This genomic interval carries:
- a CDS encoding heavy metal-binding domain-containing protein yields the protein MDGNSNVVMVTTNYIPGKKITKVIGTTWGITVRSRGLGGNIVAGLRSLAGGEIKEYSKMLSDARNTAMERLRDAAEQVGANAVIEMRFDSSDIGQVMTEIVAYGTAVVVADVTSDVQRVGLS